In a genomic window of Helicobacter pylori NQ4053:
- a CDS encoding alginate lyase family protein has product MKRFVLFLSLMGVCVCVQAYADQDYFFRDFKSRDLPQKLHLDKKLSQTIQPCAQLNASKHYTSTGVREPDSCTKSFKKSALMSYDLALGYLVSQNKPYGLKAIEILNAWAKELQSVDTYQSEDNINFYMPYMNMAYWFVKKAFPSPEYEDFVKRMRQYSQSALNTNHGAWGILFDVSSALALDDHTLLQNSANRWQEWVFKAIDENGVIASAITRSDTSDYHGGPTKGIKGIAYTNFALLALTISGELLFENGYDLWGSGAGQRLSVAYNKAATWILNPETFPYFQPNLIGVHNNAYFIILAKHYSSPSADELLEQGDLHEDGFRLKLRSP; this is encoded by the coding sequence ATGAAAAGATTTGTTTTGTTTTTATCACTCATGGGTGTTTGTGTTTGCGTTCAAGCTTACGCCGATCAAGATTACTTTTTTAGGGATTTTAAATCTAGAGATTTGCCCCAAAAACTCCATCTTGATAAAAAGCTCTCCCAAACAATACAGCCATGCGCGCAACTTAACGCATCAAAACACTACACTTCTACCGGGGTTAGAGAGCCTGATTCTTGCACAAAGAGTTTTAAAAAATCCGCTCTCATGTCTTATGACTTAGCGCTAGGCTATTTAGTGAGCCAAAACAAACCATACGGCTTAAAAGCTATAGAAATTTTAAACGCTTGGGCTAAAGAGCTTCAAAGCGTGGATACTTATCAAAGCGAGGACAATATCAATTTTTACATGCCTTATATGAACATGGCTTATTGGTTTGTCAAAAAGGCGTTTCCTAGCCCAGAATACGAAGACTTCGTTAAGCGGATGCGTCAGTATTCTCAATCGGCTCTTAACACTAACCATGGGGCGTGGGGCATTCTTTTTGATGTGAGCTCTGCGCTAGCGTTAGACGATCATACCCTTTTGCAAAATAGCGCTAATCGGTGGCAGGAGTGGGTGTTTAAAGCCATAGATGAGAATGGGGTTATTGCTAGCGCGATCACTAGGAGCGATACGAGCGATTATCATGGCGGCCCTACAAAGGGCATTAAGGGGATAGCTTATACCAATTTCGCGCTTCTTGCGCTAACCATATCAGGCGAATTGCTTTTTGAGAACGGGTATGATTTGTGGGGTAGTGGAGCCGGGCAAAGGCTCTCTGTGGCGTATAACAAAGCCGCAACATGGATTCTAAACCCTGAAACTTTCCCCTATTTCCAGCCTAATCTCATTGGGGTGCATAATAACGCCTATTTCATTATTTTAGCCAAACATTATTCCAGCCCTAGCGCGGATGAGCTTTTAGAGCAAGGCGATTTGCATGAAGATGGCTTCAGGCTGAAACTCCGATCGCCATGA